One genomic region from Amphiprion ocellaris isolate individual 3 ecotype Okinawa chromosome 20, ASM2253959v1, whole genome shotgun sequence encodes:
- the eml1 gene encoding echinoderm microtubule-associated protein-like 1 isoform X6 produces the protein MEVTDRIASLEQRVQMQEDEIQLLKSALADVVRRLNLSEEQQAMGSRRGPTKDPAMMRKSPSADSNVGKPARPMIATLPLRPTVNNGTILPKKGGGTLPSPSGSGSRKDTSTSANKSTVRRANSNEHVGTLTRKDSGDSKGNRTRAGSTGSNSSGKRSDSKQRDPMFNAGMRRVTHCKEEGYVKMYLKGRPITMYMPKDQVDSYCLEARAELPSNKLKLDWVYGYRGRDCRSNLYLLPTGETVYFIASVVVLFNVDEQLQRHYTGHTDDIKCLAVHPDKITIATGQVAGTSSDGKLAPHVRVWDSVSLNTLHVLGTGFFDRALVCLAFSKSNGGNTLCVVDDSNDHVLSVWDWQREDRLAEVKCSNESVFAADFHPTDSNIVVTCGKSHLYFWNLEKGMLVKKQGLFEKQEKPKFVLCVTFAENGDAITGDSSGNILVWGKGTNRISHVIQGAHEGSIFALCMLRNGTLVSGGKDRRLISWDNSYQQIQTVEVPELFGPIRTIAEGRGQTVLIGTTKNFVLQGSLDGEFMSITQGHTDELWGLAVHPWKPQFLTCGYDRQVCLWDSSSHQLIWAKNMDDAAQSAGFHPSGSVVAIGTQTGRWLVLDTDSKDLVTVHTDGNEQLSVMRYGPDGNFLAIGSHDNYIYIYAVAENGRKYSRVGKCSGHSSFITHLDWSVDSQYLVSNSGDYEILYWIPSVCKQVVSVDMTRDIEWFTYTCTLGFQVFGLWPDGSDGTDINAVCRSNDKNLLVTGDDFGKVHLFSYPCSQFRAPSHVYGGHSSHVTNVTFLYDDGYLVSTGGKDMSVMQWRIV, from the exons CCAGGCCAATGATTGCCACCCTGCCGTTACGGCCCACAGTAAACAACGGGACCATCCTACCAAAGAAAGGCGGCGGCACTCTGCCCTCCCCATCTGGATCTGGATCCAGGAAGGACACCAGCACATCAGCCAACAAGAG CACTGTGAGGAGAGCGAACTCAAACGAACATGTGGGAACTCTCACCCGGAAAGACTCAGGCGACTCCAAGGGCAACCGAACTCGGGCAGGATCCACCGGCAGCAACTCCAGCGGCAAAAGAAGTGACAG CAAACAGAGGGACCCAATGTTCAATGCAG GGATGCGACGTGTGACCCACTGCAAAG AGGAAGGttatgtgaaaatgtatttgaagGGTCGTCCCATCACCATGTACATGCCCAAAGACCAGGTGGACAGCTACTGTCTGGAGGCCAGAGCCGAGCTGCCCAGCAACAAACTCAAACTGGACTGGGT CTACGGTTATCGTGGTCGAGACTGTCGCTCCAACCTTTACTTGCTTCCCACTGGAGAGACGGTTTATTTCATCGCCTCCGTGGTCGTCCTGTTCAACGTGGACGAACAGCTGCAGAGACACTACACTGGACACACAGACGACATCAAATG CTTGGCCGTCCACCCCGATAAAATCACCATAGCAACCGGGCAGGTGGCGGGAACCTCTTCAGATGGAAAA CTGGCTCCTCATGTTCGTGTGTGGGACTCTGTCAGCCTCAACACCCTGCATGTTCTGGGAACTGGTTTCTTTGACCGAGCGCTGGTCTGCCTGGCTTTCTCCAAGTCG AATGGAGGAAACACTCTGTGCGTTGTAGACGACTCCAATGACCACGTCCTCTCTGTGTGGGACTggcagagagaggacagactGGCTGAGGTTAAG TGCTCCAACGAGTCAGTGTTTGCTGCAGACTTTCACCCGACAGACAGCAACATCGTGGTGACTTGTGGCAAATCCCATCTTTATTTCTGGAACCTGGAGAAAGGCATGCTGGTCAAGAAGCAAGGACTGTTTGAG AAACAAGAGAAGCCcaagtttgtgttgtgtgtgacCTTCGCAGAAAATGGAGATGCTATCACCGGAGACTCGAGTGGGAACATCCTGGTGTGGGGAAAAG GAACTAATCGCATCAGCCACGTCATCCAGGGAGCTCACGAGGGCAGCATCTTTGCTCTGTGCATGCTGAGGAACGGCACATTGGTGTCTGGAGGGAAAGACCGCCGGCTCATTTCCTGGGACAACAGCTACCAGCAGATCCAAACAGTAGAG GTTCCTGAGTTGTTTGGTCCCATTAGGACCATCGCAGAGGGCCGAGGGCAGACGGTGCTCATCGGAACCACCAAAAACTTTGTTTTGCAAGGCAGTCTGGATGGAGAATTCATGTCCATCACACAG GGTCACACCGATGAGCTGTGGGGTCTGGCTGTCCATCCCTGGAAACCTCAGTTCCTGACCTGTGGCTATGACAGGCAAGTCTGTCTGTGGGACTCGAGCTCCCATCAGCTCATCTGGGCCAAGAACATGGAC GATGCCGCTCAGTCGGCAGGCTTCCACCCCTCTGGATCTGTGGTTGCCATAGGAACGCAGACTGGCAG GTGGCTGGTCCTGGACACTGACTCAAAGGATTTAGTCACAGTGCACACAGATGGGAATGAACAGCTTTCTGTTATGCGCTATGGGCCAG aTGGTAACTTCCTGGCCATTGGTTCCCACGACAACTACATCTATATCTACGCTGTGGCAGAAAATGGGAGGAAATACAGCCGAGTTGGGAAGTGCTCG GGTCACTCCAGTTTCATCACCCACCTGGACTGGTCAGTGGACTCTCAGTACCTGGTGTCAAATTCAGGCGACTATGAGATACTTTACT GGATCCCATCAGTGTGTAAGCAGGTTGTCAGCGTGGACATGACCAGAGATATTGAGTGGTTCACCTACACCTGCACTCTGGGCTTCCAAGTCTTTG GCCTGTGGCCCGACGGTTCAGATGGCACCGACATCAACGCTGTGTGCAGGTCCAATGATAAGAACCTCCTAGTTACTGGAGACGACTTTGGGAAGGTTCATCTCTTCTCATATCCATGTTCACAGTTCCGG gCGCCCAGTCATGTTTATGGCGGCCATAGCAGTCACGTAACCAACGTGACCTTCCTGTACGACGACGGCTACCTGGTGTCGACCGGTGGGAAGGACATGAGCGTGATGCAGTGGAGGATAGTCTGA